In Picosynechococcus sp. PCC 7002, the following are encoded in one genomic region:
- a CDS encoding ABC transporter substrate-binding protein, with the protein MIHSRQFYSAAAIALCFGSLLVSCNPNPNGTTPNSETTTISADVNNRLALGTTAKPRTIDPADSYEIAGLNIIYNVTESLYTYEIGTTEIKPLLAAALPAISDDGLTYTIPLREGVTFHDGEPFNAAAMKFSLDRFMENKGKPSFLLGDIIENIEATGEYELTITLKQPFAAFPALLAFAGASAVSPAAYEIGEGAFNPSQLVGTGPYKLTAFTSDTITLDRNDDYWGETAKNAGVDIQIFNSNAANLFNALQTGAVDIAYQSLEPEQVSNLLREAESGEIQALEAEGTAVNFMVLNRNQAPLDQLEVRQAIAALLDRNLINERVLNGQADPLYSLIPTSFPASQPLFQSAYGDANIEQAKTLLTEAGFTPENPAVIPLWYPSGSTTRGIIATTLREYANRELEGLLQFEPSSVEGATFFQNIAQGIYPAALGNWYPDFLDADNYIHPLLNCEVGSPETGCESGGAQNQGSFYWNEAMNQLIDAQRTETDPTKRLEIFTQIQEQMVADVPYIPIWQGKEYVFAQANIQGLAVNPSQSLPLWLVEK; encoded by the coding sequence ATGATCCATTCCCGGCAATTTTATTCCGCAGCGGCGATCGCCCTTTGTTTTGGTTCCCTTCTGGTGAGCTGTAATCCCAATCCCAACGGCACCACTCCCAACAGCGAAACGACGACCATTAGCGCCGATGTCAATAATCGTCTGGCCCTGGGCACCACCGCCAAACCCCGCACCATCGATCCCGCCGATAGCTACGAAATTGCCGGTTTAAATATCATCTACAACGTCACCGAAAGTCTCTACACCTACGAAATCGGGACCACGGAGATCAAACCCCTCCTGGCCGCAGCTCTGCCCGCCATTAGCGACGATGGCCTCACCTATACAATTCCCCTGCGGGAGGGCGTCACTTTCCATGATGGCGAACCCTTTAACGCGGCGGCGATGAAATTTTCTTTAGATCGCTTCATGGAAAACAAAGGCAAACCCTCCTTTTTACTGGGGGACATCATCGAGAATATCGAAGCGACCGGGGAATATGAACTCACCATTACCCTCAAGCAACCCTTTGCTGCGTTTCCTGCATTATTGGCTTTTGCTGGGGCTAGTGCTGTTTCCCCCGCGGCCTACGAAATCGGCGAAGGTGCCTTTAACCCCAGTCAACTGGTGGGCACTGGCCCCTACAAGCTAACGGCTTTTACGAGCGACACCATTACCCTCGACCGTAATGACGATTACTGGGGCGAGACAGCGAAGAATGCCGGAGTTGATATCCAAATTTTTAATAGTAATGCTGCCAATTTATTTAATGCGCTCCAGACGGGGGCCGTGGATATCGCCTACCAATCCCTGGAGCCGGAACAGGTGAGTAATCTCCTACGGGAGGCAGAAAGCGGCGAAATTCAAGCCCTAGAAGCAGAGGGGACAGCGGTGAATTTTATGGTGCTAAACCGTAACCAAGCCCCCCTCGATCAGCTCGAAGTCCGCCAGGCGATCGCCGCTCTCCTCGACCGCAACCTGATCAACGAACGGGTACTCAATGGCCAGGCTGATCCCCTCTATAGTTTGATTCCGACTTCTTTTCCAGCATCACAACCGCTATTCCAAAGCGCCTATGGTGATGCCAACATTGAACAGGCCAAAACCCTCCTCACCGAAGCGGGCTTTACCCCAGAAAATCCGGCTGTAATTCCCCTGTGGTATCCGTCCGGCTCCACCACCCGTGGCATTATCGCCACAACCCTAAGGGAGTATGCCAACCGTGAACTGGAGGGCTTGTTGCAATTTGAACCCAGCAGTGTGGAAGGGGCGACCTTTTTTCAAAATATTGCCCAGGGGATTTATCCGGCAGCCCTGGGGAACTGGTACCCGGACTTTTTAGATGCGGATAATTACATTCATCCCCTTTTGAATTGTGAGGTGGGATCGCCAGAAACGGGCTGTGAATCGGGGGGCGCGCAAAACCAAGGGTCTTTTTATTGGAATGAAGCGATGAACCAATTAATTGATGCCCAACGGACAGAAACTGACCCAACAAAACGCCTCGAAATTTTCACGCAAATCCAGGAACAAATGGTGGCGGATGTGCCCTATATCCCCATTTGGCAAGGGAAAGAATATGTTTTTGCCCAGGCTAATATTCAAGGTTTAGCAGTAAATCCAAGCCAAAGTTTACCCCTCTGGCTGGTGGAAAAGTAG